The following coding sequences lie in one Clostridia bacterium genomic window:
- a CDS encoding YjbQ family protein: protein MSRDAGKVEERLWYYRIKTTGSQQFINITPHVAEAVRNSQVQEGIAVVYVPHTTAGVTINENADPDVVRDILAALEKTYPVRGDYRHGEGNAHAHIKASLMGSSCTVIISGGRLLLGTWQGVFFCEFDGPRNREFYVKILEG from the coding sequence ATGAGTAGGGATGCCGGAAAGGTTGAGGAACGCCTGTGGTATTACCGGATTAAAACCACCGGTTCCCAGCAATTCATCAATATTACTCCGCACGTGGCGGAAGCGGTCCGGAACAGTCAGGTGCAGGAGGGAATCGCGGTGGTGTACGTGCCCCACACCACCGCCGGGGTCACCATCAACGAAAACGCCGACCCCGATGTGGTGCGGGATATCCTGGCGGCCTTGGAGAAAACGTACCCCGTCCGGGGCGATTACCGGCACGGGGAAGGGAATGCCCATGCCCACATTAAAGCTTCGCTGATGGGTTCTTCCTGTACGGTGATCATCTCCGGCGGCAGGCTTTTGCTGGGTACCTGGCAGGGCGTTTTCTTCTGCGAGTTCGACGGGCCGAGAAACCGGGAATTCTATGTGAAAATCCTAGAGGGCTAA